A region from the Oceanidesulfovibrio marinus genome encodes:
- the cdaA gene encoding diadenylate cyclase CdaA, which produces MFNMSQIQIGWRDILDIALVTFLVYRLILFVKGTRAVSVVYGLVLIILVYFVSEEFGLYTLNWLLANFLGSLFLVVVIIFQQDIRKALSEVGAGRMFRSGNHQIGEPALNELIQALISLAASRIGALVVLEKSVPLGDVVEKGVRLDSRVSKDLLVTIFYPNTPLHDGAVIMKGSKIVAAACILPLSSAGAGHSSDLGTRHRAALGMSEETDAVVVVVSEERGRISVAHEGALNVCPDEARLREILLEKLAR; this is translated from the coding sequence ATGTTCAACATGAGCCAGATCCAGATAGGATGGCGCGACATCCTCGATATCGCCCTGGTCACCTTTCTGGTGTACAGGCTCATCCTTTTCGTCAAAGGCACGCGAGCCGTTTCCGTCGTGTACGGGCTGGTGCTCATCATCCTCGTCTACTTCGTCTCGGAGGAGTTCGGGCTCTACACGCTCAACTGGCTCCTGGCGAACTTCCTCGGGTCGTTGTTCCTGGTGGTGGTCATCATCTTCCAGCAGGACATCCGGAAGGCGCTCTCGGAGGTGGGCGCGGGCAGGATGTTCCGCAGCGGGAACCATCAGATCGGCGAGCCGGCGCTCAACGAGCTGATCCAGGCGCTCATCTCCCTGGCCGCCAGCCGCATCGGCGCGCTGGTGGTGCTGGAAAAATCCGTGCCCCTGGGCGATGTGGTGGAGAAGGGTGTGCGCCTGGACTCCAGGGTGAGCAAGGACCTGCTCGTGACGATTTTTTATCCGAACACGCCGCTGCACGACGGCGCCGTGATCATGAAGGGCTCGAAGATCGTGGCCGCGGCGTGTATTCTGCCGCTCTCGTCCGCCGGCGCCGGCCACAGCAGCGACCTGGGCACGCGCCACCGCGCCGCGCTGGGCATGAGCGAGGAGACCGACGCCGTGGTTGTGGTGGTCTCCGAGGAGCGGGGCCGCATCTCCGTGGCCCACGAAGGCGCGCTGAACGTCTGTCCGGACGAGGCACGGCTTCGCGAAATTTTGCTGGAGAAGCTCGCCCGCTGA
- the folP gene encoding dihydropteroate synthase has product MGIVNVTPDSFYDGGRHASTETAVAHGLSLAASGAHILDVGGESTRPYADEVSEAEELERVIPVVRGLIDALGSQHAGTAAGQGAASDSSAASSPTDFSVISVDTYKAEVAAQALDAGAVIINDVSACRFDPALRDVLVQKRPGYVLMHSLGKPGTMQNAPQYDDVVEDVFRFFEQELGALVRAGLPEDRVVLDPGIGFGKTLEHNLALIANVERFAVLGRPLLMALSNKSVWEKLLGLGPQDRENATQAATALSWSPLCPIHRVHDVERTVQSLRVAHALDHARTRG; this is encoded by the coding sequence ATGGGCATTGTCAACGTCACGCCGGACTCCTTCTATGACGGCGGACGCCACGCCAGCACCGAGACGGCAGTCGCGCACGGCCTGTCCCTGGCCGCATCCGGCGCGCACATCCTGGACGTTGGCGGCGAGTCCACACGACCCTACGCCGACGAGGTTTCCGAGGCCGAGGAGCTGGAGCGCGTGATCCCGGTGGTGCGGGGTCTGATAGACGCCCTCGGCTCGCAGCACGCCGGAACGGCGGCGGGGCAGGGCGCGGCTTCTGATTCTTCTGCGGCGAGTTCGCCGACAGATTTTTCTGTTATTTCAGTGGATACGTACAAGGCCGAGGTGGCTGCGCAGGCGTTGGACGCCGGCGCCGTCATCATCAACGACGTTTCCGCGTGCCGGTTCGATCCTGCGCTCCGGGACGTGCTCGTGCAGAAAAGGCCCGGCTACGTGCTCATGCACAGCCTGGGCAAGCCGGGCACCATGCAGAACGCGCCGCAGTACGACGACGTGGTGGAGGATGTGTTCCGCTTCTTCGAGCAGGAGCTCGGCGCACTGGTACGGGCCGGCTTGCCCGAGGACCGCGTCGTGCTCGACCCTGGCATCGGCTTCGGCAAGACTCTGGAGCATAACCTCGCGCTCATCGCCAATGTGGAGCGGTTCGCCGTCCTCGGTCGGCCGCTGCTCATGGCCCTTTCCAACAAGAGCGTGTGGGAAAAGTTGCTGGGCCTCGGGCCGCAGGATCGCGAGAACGCGACCCAGGCCGCCACGGCCCTTTCCTGGTCGCCACTGTGTCCCATCCACCGCGTCCACGATGTGGAGCGGACCGTACAGTCATTGCGCGTGGCACACGCGCTGGACCACGCCCGCACGCGCGGGTAG
- a CDS encoding M3 family oligoendopeptidase, translated as MANAPVWDLTSYFPEFDGDAYREHIAQLEFDIARLESLADSLPTLDEGTLEAWVELFLIDESILSDFSHWSSYVGCLAATDAQNERFQQESGRVSQMGARYRNAFAPVMAVFREADEAAVQALAAREELKDCEYFLTRLKEEASRRMDTARERLASDLGVDGISAWGRLYDTLSGRLSFHMTAGEEGEREVPMAQKRELLQHSDPEVRRQALVNSNAAWEDVAYATAAALNAIAGTRLTLNRHRGVEDFLVEPLFGAATTRKTLDAMWRAVDSERGPVLDYLRRKATLLGRERLGFQDLSAPLPGGEQPSYTWEQATDLVISSFGAAYPKLADFAQEALDTRHVEAEKRAGKRPGAFCTTSLKSRESRVFMTFGGTLGDVQTLAHELGHAFHSRILADKRPLAALYPMTLAETASTFAERLVQNALLADPAVSDAVKRQVLRARLDDAAVFCCDIRMRFLFEVAFYTERSSGEVSAARCKELMLDAQRTAFADLLDPDELDPMFWASKLHFYITGVSFYNFPYTFGYLLSLGLAERASTEKGGFTDTYEHFLTLTGSATSEDAVRLALGEDLSQEGFWRKALAGPAKDAAQFASLTAEG; from the coding sequence ATGGCCAACGCCCCTGTGTGGGACCTGACGTCCTACTTTCCCGAGTTCGATGGCGATGCATATCGCGAGCACATCGCGCAGCTTGAGTTTGATATCGCACGGCTGGAGAGCCTCGCCGATTCATTGCCCACCCTGGACGAGGGCACGCTCGAAGCGTGGGTGGAGCTCTTCCTGATCGACGAGTCCATCCTGTCCGACTTCTCCCACTGGTCGTCCTACGTGGGCTGCCTGGCGGCCACGGACGCGCAGAACGAGCGCTTTCAGCAGGAGAGTGGCCGCGTCTCCCAGATGGGGGCGCGCTACCGCAACGCCTTTGCCCCGGTCATGGCCGTGTTCCGCGAGGCCGACGAGGCCGCGGTGCAGGCTTTGGCCGCGCGCGAAGAGCTGAAGGATTGCGAGTACTTCCTGACCCGGCTCAAGGAGGAGGCCTCCCGCCGTATGGACACGGCGCGGGAGCGTCTGGCCTCGGATTTGGGCGTGGACGGCATCTCGGCCTGGGGCCGTCTCTACGACACGCTCTCGGGCCGTCTTTCCTTCCACATGACCGCCGGGGAGGAGGGCGAGCGCGAGGTGCCCATGGCCCAAAAGCGCGAGCTGCTGCAGCATTCCGATCCCGAAGTCCGGCGACAGGCCCTGGTGAACTCCAACGCCGCATGGGAAGACGTGGCATACGCGACCGCCGCGGCGCTCAACGCCATTGCCGGCACGCGGCTGACACTGAACCGTCACCGCGGGGTGGAGGACTTTCTGGTGGAGCCGCTGTTCGGTGCGGCCACCACACGGAAGACGCTGGACGCCATGTGGCGGGCCGTGGATTCTGAGCGGGGGCCGGTGCTGGACTACCTGCGCCGCAAGGCCACGCTGCTGGGGCGCGAGCGCCTCGGATTCCAGGACCTTTCCGCGCCGCTGCCCGGCGGGGAGCAGCCGAGCTACACCTGGGAGCAGGCCACGGACCTGGTCATCAGCTCCTTTGGCGCCGCCTACCCCAAGCTGGCGGACTTTGCGCAGGAAGCGCTGGATACGCGCCACGTGGAGGCGGAGAAGCGGGCGGGCAAACGGCCCGGCGCCTTCTGCACTACCTCGCTCAAATCGCGCGAGTCCCGCGTGTTCATGACCTTCGGCGGCACCCTGGGCGACGTGCAGACTCTGGCGCACGAGCTGGGCCATGCTTTCCACTCGCGTATCCTTGCGGACAAGCGGCCCTTGGCCGCGCTCTATCCCATGACCCTGGCCGAAACGGCGTCCACGTTCGCTGAGCGGCTGGTGCAGAACGCGCTGCTGGCCGACCCGGCCGTGTCCGACGCGGTGAAACGCCAGGTGCTGCGCGCCCGGCTGGACGACGCCGCGGTCTTCTGCTGCGACATCCGCATGCGCTTCCTGTTCGAAGTCGCTTTCTACACCGAGCGTTCGAGCGGCGAGGTCTCGGCGGCGCGCTGCAAGGAGCTCATGCTCGATGCGCAGCGCACGGCGTTTGCGGACCTCCTTGACCCGGACGAGCTCGACCCCATGTTCTGGGCCTCTAAGCTGCACTTCTACATCACAGGGGTCTCGTTCTACAACTTCCCATATACTTTCGGCTACTTGCTGAGCCTGGGCCTGGCCGAGCGCGCCTCGACCGAGAAGGGCGGGTTCACGGATACCTACGAGCATTTCCTGACCCTTACCGGCAGCGCCACCAGCGAGGACGCGGTGCGCCTTGCCCTGGGCGAGGATCTTTCGCAGGAAGGATTTTGGCGGAAAGCCCTGGCCGGACCGGCCAAGGATGCTGCGCAGTTCGCAAGCCTCACGGCAGAGGGCTAG
- the glmM gene encoding phosphoglucosamine mutase: MTQKLFGTDGLRGQVNIYPMVPEIALRLGLAAGTYFRNGHKRHRVVIGKDTRLSGYVFETALTSGLCAAGMDVFLVGPMPTPAISFLTRNMRADLGVVISASHNPFMDNGIKFFDNDGFKLPNEAEEAITQMVLDPDMEWNYPPSEEVGRARKIADSPGRYIVFLKNSLPEHMTFDGMKVVLDCAHGAAYRVAPPIFEELGAEVIKIGTDPNGLNINDKCGSLYPEVVAHHVREHGADLGLALDGDADRLIVVDETGRVLDGDQIMAMCALDMMERNELPGKRLVATVMSNMALELFMKDHGGTLLRTPVGDRHVVEAMRREGAVFGGEQSGHLIFYRYATTGDGILAALQLMRLMTLKEKRLSELAALMDLLPQVLLNVHVERKIPFDDVDAVIQAKKTAEAKLDGRGRVLLRYSGTESVARVMVEGENRDLVEELAQYLAETLRANLK; this comes from the coding sequence ATGACCCAGAAGCTATTCGGAACAGACGGACTGCGCGGCCAGGTGAATATCTACCCCATGGTCCCGGAGATCGCGCTACGGCTCGGCCTGGCGGCCGGCACCTACTTCCGCAACGGCCACAAGCGGCACCGCGTGGTCATCGGCAAGGATACGCGCCTCTCCGGCTACGTCTTCGAGACGGCGCTCACCTCCGGGCTGTGCGCCGCCGGCATGGACGTCTTCCTGGTGGGGCCCATGCCCACGCCGGCTATCTCGTTTCTTACGCGGAACATGCGCGCCGACCTCGGCGTGGTCATCTCCGCCTCGCATAACCCTTTTATGGACAACGGTATAAAGTTTTTTGACAACGACGGCTTCAAGCTGCCCAACGAGGCCGAGGAAGCCATCACGCAGATGGTGCTCGACCCGGACATGGAGTGGAACTACCCGCCTTCCGAGGAGGTGGGCCGCGCCAGAAAGATCGCCGACAGCCCGGGCCGCTACATCGTCTTTCTCAAGAACAGCCTGCCCGAGCATATGACCTTCGACGGCATGAAGGTGGTGCTGGACTGCGCCCACGGCGCGGCCTATCGCGTGGCTCCGCCCATCTTCGAGGAGCTGGGCGCCGAGGTCATCAAGATAGGCACCGACCCTAACGGCCTGAACATCAACGACAAGTGCGGCTCGCTGTATCCGGAGGTGGTGGCGCACCATGTGCGCGAGCACGGCGCGGACCTCGGTCTGGCCCTGGACGGCGACGCCGACCGCCTCATCGTGGTGGACGAGACCGGCCGCGTCCTGGACGGCGACCAGATCATGGCCATGTGCGCCCTGGACATGATGGAGCGGAACGAACTGCCCGGCAAGAGGCTCGTGGCCACTGTGATGAGCAACATGGCCCTGGAGCTGTTCATGAAGGACCACGGCGGCACGCTGCTGCGTACGCCCGTGGGCGACCGCCACGTGGTGGAGGCCATGCGGCGCGAAGGCGCCGTGTTCGGCGGCGAGCAGTCCGGCCATCTCATCTTCTACCGCTACGCCACCACGGGCGACGGCATTCTCGCAGCGCTGCAGCTCATGCGGCTGATGACGCTGAAGGAGAAGCGGCTGTCCGAGCTGGCCGCGCTCATGGACCTCCTCCCCCAGGTGCTGCTCAACGTGCACGTGGAGCGCAAGATTCCCTTCGATGACGTGGACGCCGTGATCCAGGCCAAGAAGACCGCCGAGGCCAAGCTCGACGGCAGGGGCCGCGTGCTCCTGCGCTACTCCGGCACGGAGTCCGTGGCGCGCGTCATGGTGGAAGGCGAGAACCGCGATCTGGTGGAAGAGCTCGCCCAATACCTTGCCGAGACGCTCCGGGCCAATCTGAAATAG
- a CDS encoding CdaR family protein, translating into MKGNWQFLILAFLLAATAWFFVSGRERVDAWVELPVEFTGVQKDIVIRRGLRNRVEVRVRGPQGLVRNLDTRNVAYSLDLNGIKPGMNTVNLDPSSLPLPGSIEVVEIDPPRFQVVADRVEEKVVAVKPQWRGELDDHYYLRGNETIPAVTKIRGPKEFVDRIDSIPTQAVDVETGAPTTVVEDKTPLALPDEITAVPDVVQVRLVFDVDKKDVEVNAPVRLENFSSYDAKVSPDHVDLTVRAPVPLLKEGSLDDKVSVNVVVSENLEPGKHELTYVPKLPPRTTVKVSEPKTVTVTLVPKSQQESAGTHNATRSDNTNASTE; encoded by the coding sequence GTGAAAGGCAACTGGCAATTTCTCATCCTGGCCTTCCTGCTGGCCGCCACGGCCTGGTTCTTCGTGTCCGGCCGCGAGCGCGTGGATGCGTGGGTCGAGCTGCCCGTGGAGTTCACCGGCGTTCAGAAGGACATCGTCATCCGCCGTGGCCTGCGCAACAGGGTCGAGGTCCGGGTGCGCGGGCCGCAAGGCCTGGTGCGCAATCTGGACACCCGCAACGTGGCCTACTCGCTGGACCTGAACGGCATCAAGCCGGGCATGAACACCGTGAACCTCGACCCATCGAGCCTGCCCCTGCCAGGCAGCATCGAGGTGGTGGAGATAGATCCGCCGCGATTCCAGGTTGTGGCCGACCGCGTGGAGGAGAAGGTGGTGGCGGTGAAGCCGCAGTGGCGCGGCGAGCTGGACGACCACTACTACCTGCGCGGCAACGAGACCATTCCGGCGGTGACCAAGATTCGCGGGCCCAAGGAGTTTGTGGACCGCATCGACTCCATTCCCACCCAGGCCGTGGATGTGGAAACAGGCGCGCCTACCACCGTGGTGGAGGACAAGACGCCGCTGGCTCTGCCGGACGAGATCACGGCCGTGCCGGACGTGGTGCAGGTGCGTCTCGTCTTCGATGTGGACAAAAAGGACGTGGAGGTGAATGCTCCCGTGCGGCTTGAGAACTTCTCGTCGTACGACGCCAAGGTCTCACCCGACCACGTGGACCTCACGGTGCGCGCTCCTGTGCCGCTGCTCAAAGAGGGCTCCCTGGACGACAAGGTGTCGGTCAACGTGGTGGTGAGCGAGAACCTGGAGCCGGGCAAACACGAGCTGACCTATGTGCCGAAGCTGCCGCCCCGGACCACGGTGAAGGTCAGCGAGCCCAAGACCGTGACGGTCACCCTTGTGCCAAAGTCGCAGCAGGAATCGGCAGGCACACATAATGCAACGCGTTCGGACAACACGAACGCTTCGACAGAATAG
- the priA gene encoding replication restart helicase PriA, whose protein sequence is MKRAVRIALASPPFANLTYEEPAWLPSEAMRPGTRVLVPLGNGMRLGVVLSGEGEMPAEGADYQLKPVLWPVERTPLFSEAYLDMIRNLALRQMESEGRILGQILPAGLKTARIIYTVYEGGAPRRLKSSELSKLDESGKKELARLWLSGNMEAKSVEPAAAVEYASVVKDPPWSVRPSAKRQIALLEFLWDRGPTARAILTKELGPETSTVLKTLADRGLVTIGPQPAFCAAVDESACDADSGVCYQLSEGQAAALAAFEASLDGEANGAGAAAVSHLLFGVTGSGKTAVYLELARACLARGRSVVLLAPEVALAINLRRAVCAVFPDRNVIFHHGYQPPKERERNFVRAATEDGPHIVVGTRSALFLPLRELGAVVLDEEHDASFKQDERMGYQAKEVAHFLAAQHSGVCILGSATPDVKTFHAAQSGLLPQHVLSERFGNAAMPCVELVDIRRIGPTDSLLAPQSALRLRQVVDAGDQAIIMLNRRGYAPLMYCKECGQVARCEHCDIGLTYHKGRERLVCHYCGDSLPYPLLCPTCGAADYLPMGEGTERLEETLSAALPRGCEVLRLDRDSTRRPGRMEAILNAFARKEAQVLVGTQMLSKGHHFPDVTLVVAADADMGLNLPDYRAAERSFQLLVQVAGRAGRGDRPGCVLIQTRNPDHYCWQYVQQNDYEGFFAQELERRRKRKYPPFVKLGLVRMELPPTVGDGVVLGGALAQPARELARSLGAQFLGPVPAPIPRLRGKRRFQCLIKAADWPTVRRLYAVFQDQAKAMGGVKISLDLDPLDML, encoded by the coding sequence ATGAAGCGCGCCGTCCGCATCGCCCTCGCAAGCCCTCCATTCGCCAACCTCACCTACGAAGAGCCCGCCTGGCTGCCGTCCGAAGCCATGCGGCCTGGAACGCGGGTGCTCGTTCCCCTTGGCAACGGCATGCGACTGGGAGTCGTGCTGTCCGGCGAGGGTGAGATGCCTGCGGAGGGCGCCGACTATCAGCTCAAGCCTGTGCTCTGGCCCGTGGAGCGCACGCCGCTCTTCTCCGAAGCCTACCTGGACATGATCCGCAACCTCGCCCTCCGGCAGATGGAGTCGGAAGGGCGCATCCTCGGCCAGATTCTGCCGGCCGGCCTCAAGACCGCGCGCATCATCTATACAGTCTACGAAGGCGGCGCTCCCCGCCGGCTCAAGAGCTCGGAGCTATCCAAGCTGGACGAGTCCGGCAAGAAGGAGCTGGCGCGGCTCTGGCTCTCCGGCAACATGGAGGCCAAGAGCGTGGAGCCCGCGGCGGCCGTGGAGTACGCCAGCGTGGTCAAGGACCCGCCGTGGTCGGTGCGGCCCTCGGCCAAGCGGCAGATCGCGCTCCTGGAGTTTCTGTGGGACCGCGGGCCCACGGCGCGCGCTATCCTGACCAAGGAGCTGGGGCCGGAGACGTCGACCGTGCTCAAGACCCTGGCGGATCGCGGCCTTGTTACCATCGGTCCGCAACCGGCGTTCTGCGCGGCCGTGGATGAGTCGGCCTGCGATGCGGACTCCGGCGTGTGCTACCAGCTTTCAGAAGGCCAGGCCGCGGCCCTGGCCGCCTTCGAGGCTTCTCTGGACGGCGAGGCCAACGGCGCCGGCGCAGCCGCCGTCTCCCATCTGCTTTTCGGCGTTACCGGCAGCGGCAAGACCGCGGTCTACCTGGAGCTGGCCCGCGCCTGTCTGGCTCGTGGCCGCAGCGTGGTGCTGCTCGCGCCGGAGGTGGCTCTGGCCATAAACCTGCGCCGAGCCGTGTGCGCCGTGTTCCCGGACCGCAACGTCATCTTCCACCACGGCTATCAGCCGCCCAAGGAGCGCGAGCGCAACTTTGTGCGCGCCGCCACCGAGGACGGCCCGCACATCGTGGTGGGCACGCGCTCGGCCCTGTTCCTGCCCCTGCGAGAACTGGGGGCCGTGGTCCTGGACGAGGAGCACGACGCCTCCTTCAAGCAGGACGAGCGCATGGGCTACCAGGCCAAGGAGGTGGCCCACTTCCTGGCCGCGCAGCACTCCGGGGTCTGCATCCTGGGCTCGGCCACGCCGGACGTGAAGACCTTCCACGCCGCGCAGTCCGGCCTGCTGCCGCAGCATGTTCTTTCGGAGCGTTTCGGCAACGCCGCCATGCCCTGCGTGGAGCTGGTGGACATCCGCCGCATTGGCCCCACGGACTCCTTGCTCGCCCCGCAAAGCGCATTGCGCCTGCGCCAGGTGGTGGACGCCGGCGACCAGGCCATCATCATGCTCAACCGCCGCGGCTACGCCCCGCTGATGTACTGCAAGGAGTGCGGGCAGGTGGCCCGGTGCGAGCACTGCGACATCGGCCTGACCTACCACAAGGGCCGGGAGCGGCTCGTCTGCCATTACTGCGGCGACAGCCTGCCGTACCCCTTGCTCTGCCCCACGTGCGGCGCAGCCGACTACCTGCCCATGGGCGAGGGCACGGAGCGGCTGGAGGAAACCCTGTCCGCCGCGCTGCCCAGGGGATGCGAGGTGCTGCGGCTGGACCGCGACTCCACCCGCCGGCCCGGACGCATGGAGGCCATCCTCAACGCCTTTGCGCGTAAGGAGGCGCAGGTCCTCGTGGGCACGCAGATGCTCTCCAAGGGCCACCACTTCCCGGACGTCACCCTGGTTGTGGCTGCCGACGCGGACATGGGGCTCAACCTGCCGGACTACCGCGCGGCCGAGCGATCCTTCCAGCTCCTCGTGCAGGTGGCCGGACGCGCCGGCCGTGGCGATCGGCCTGGCTGTGTGCTCATCCAGACGCGCAACCCGGACCACTACTGCTGGCAGTACGTGCAGCAGAACGACTACGAGGGCTTCTTCGCCCAGGAGCTGGAGCGGCGGCGCAAACGCAAGTACCCGCCGTTCGTCAAGCTCGGCCTGGTGCGCATGGAGCTGCCGCCCACAGTGGGCGACGGTGTCGTGCTCGGCGGCGCACTGGCCCAGCCGGCGCGGGAGCTGGCCCGGTCCCTGGGCGCACAGTTCCTCGGCCCTGTCCCTGCCCCCATCCCCAGACTGCGCGGCAAGCGCCGCTTTCAGTGCCTCATCAAGGCCGCGGACTGGCCCACCGTGCGCCGGCTCTACGCCGTGTTCCAGGACCAGGCCAAGGCCATGGGGGGCGTAAAGATCTCCCTGGACCTCGATCCCTTGGATATGCTCTAG
- the galU gene encoding UTP--glucose-1-phosphate uridylyltransferase GalU: MQIKKVVVPVAGWGTRSLPATKNIPKEMLPVYNKPVVQYVVEEAMNSGLTDVIFINNQNKKIIEDHFDYNLSLESVLEKAGKTDILKAVREVAEMVNIISVRQKKQLGLGHAVLCAKEVVKNDPFAIMVGDDLMFGMEPGIKQLIDVAMDEKLPVIGVMEVPPDKVNRYGIIQGEEFAPGLYRVRDLVEKPKLSEAPSRLAIVGRYVLMPEIFEHLENVEPGHGGEIQLTDALKSLAKDSRLLAVRMRGQRFDAGDWAEYLTANIYFALQDETLRDDLVHRLQELLSCK, from the coding sequence ATGCAGATTAAGAAGGTGGTCGTACCGGTAGCAGGCTGGGGCACTCGGTCGCTGCCCGCAACAAAGAACATTCCCAAAGAGATGCTGCCGGTCTACAACAAGCCGGTGGTGCAATATGTTGTGGAAGAGGCCATGAACTCTGGCCTGACGGACGTTATTTTCATCAACAACCAGAATAAGAAGATCATCGAGGACCATTTCGACTACAACCTGTCCCTGGAGTCTGTGCTCGAAAAAGCCGGCAAGACGGATATCCTCAAGGCCGTGCGCGAAGTCGCCGAGATGGTCAACATCATCTCCGTGCGCCAGAAAAAGCAGCTTGGCCTGGGCCACGCCGTGCTCTGCGCCAAGGAAGTGGTCAAGAACGATCCCTTTGCCATCATGGTGGGCGACGACCTGATGTTCGGCATGGAGCCCGGCATCAAACAGCTCATCGACGTGGCCATGGACGAGAAGCTGCCCGTGATCGGCGTCATGGAAGTACCACCGGACAAGGTCAACCGCTACGGCATCATTCAGGGCGAGGAGTTCGCGCCGGGTCTGTACCGCGTGCGCGATCTCGTGGAAAAGCCCAAGCTGAGCGAGGCTCCGTCCCGCCTGGCCATCGTGGGCCGCTATGTGCTCATGCCCGAGATCTTCGAGCATCTGGAGAACGTGGAGCCCGGCCATGGCGGCGAGATCCAGCTTACCGACGCGCTCAAGTCCCTGGCCAAGGATTCCCGCCTGCTTGCCGTGCGCATGCGCGGCCAGCGGTTTGACGCCGGCGACTGGGCCGAGTATCTCACAGCCAACATCTACTTTGCGCTGCAGGACGAAACCCTGCGGGACGATCTGGTGCATCGTCTGCAAGAGTTGCTTTCCTGCAAGTAA
- a CDS encoding tRNA (cytidine(34)-2'-O)-methyltransferase, with protein MAHKPSLVLYQPEIPPNTGNVARLTAGAGVDLHLVEPLGFSLEDKYLKRAGLDYWPRVRLTVWPDWLTMEKHVQDEGGRFVFSTSHSGVNYCDFPFEKNDFVVLGPETRGLPPELYADRPTVRIPVTDAVRSLNMSTAAGILLYEALRVSSSLPYP; from the coding sequence ATGGCGCATAAGCCGTCACTGGTGCTCTACCAGCCGGAAATACCGCCCAACACGGGCAACGTGGCCCGGCTCACGGCAGGGGCCGGAGTGGACCTCCATCTTGTGGAGCCGTTGGGGTTCAGCCTGGAGGACAAGTATCTGAAACGGGCCGGACTGGACTACTGGCCGCGGGTGCGGCTCACGGTGTGGCCGGACTGGCTCACCATGGAAAAGCATGTGCAGGACGAAGGCGGGCGGTTCGTGTTCAGCACAAGCCACAGCGGCGTGAACTACTGCGATTTTCCCTTTGAAAAGAATGACTTCGTGGTATTGGGGCCGGAGACGCGGGGCCTGCCGCCGGAGCTGTATGCAGACAGGCCCACGGTGCGAATTCCGGTAACGGATGCCGTACGCAGCCTGAACATGTCCACGGCCGCAGGTATTCTGCTCTATGAGGCATTGCGCGTGAGCAGCTCTCTGCCGTACCCCTGA